Proteins encoded in a region of the Lepisosteus oculatus isolate fLepOcu1 chromosome 23, fLepOcu1.hap2, whole genome shotgun sequence genome:
- the hspb2 gene encoding heat shock protein beta-2, which translates to MSERTVPHAYPMSVEYEMASPCRIYDQNFGEGLSPQDVLAPTLYHGYYIRPRLNKQLERGFSQVDSGDDWFRVLLDVCQFTPDEIAVRTVDNLLEVSGQHAQRLDQHGFVSRQFSRTYILPLGVDPLLVQVTLSHDGVLCAEAPRKAADVKPTVRELQVRVEGGEKQHKEAGKST; encoded by the exons ATGTCGGAGCGCACCGTTCCTCACGCGTACCCCATGAGTGTGGAGTACGAGATGGCGTCTCCCTGCCGCATCTACGACCAGAACTTCGGGGAAG GCCTGTCGCCTCAGGACGTCCTGGCCCCCACCCTGTACCACGGCTACTACATCCGCCCGCGGCTCAACAAGCAGCTGGAGCGGGGCTTCTCGCAGGTGGACAGCGGCGACGACTGGTTCCGCGTGCTGCTGGACGTGTGCCAGTTCACGCCGGACGAGATCGCGGTCCGCACCGTGGACAACCTGCTGGAGGTGAGCGGTCAACACGCCCAGCGGCTGGACCAGCACGGCTTCGTCAGCCGCCAGTTCAGCCGCACCTACATCCTGCCGCTGGGCGTCGACCCGCTCCTGGTGCAGGTCACCCTCTCCCACGACGGCGTCCTGTGCGCCGAGGCGCCCCGGAAGGCTGCGGATGTCAAGCCCACCGTCCGCGAGCTCCAAGTCCGAGTGGAGGGCGGGGAGAAGCAGCACAAGGAGGCGGGGAAGAGCACGTGA